The Halarchaeum grantii genome includes a window with the following:
- the secF gene encoding protein translocase subunit SecF, whose product MPSFDVPEVDYTRYSNRQLAAVPLGVLALALLVLAGWYVLYGTPVRLGIAFTGGTELTIHATSAQAASQDAIRQAFSTSTTSIRAIPSRADTYLVTFGSGVDVSTLQQQARAANYEVVSVSSTSATFGASTQQLALYGLVGSFVGMAAVVFVLFRTFVPSAAVVLSAFGDIVVPLALMNVFGIQLSLGTVAALLMLIGYSVDSDILLTNHVLRRSGSFYESVHRAMKTGVTMTVTSIAAMTVMSLVAFLFGIDLLTSIGLVLVFGLVTDLVNTYMLNLSLLRWYKFEGVSR is encoded by the coding sequence ATGCCCTCGTTCGACGTTCCGGAGGTGGACTACACCCGGTACTCGAACCGGCAGCTCGCGGCCGTCCCGCTCGGCGTGCTCGCGCTCGCGCTGCTGGTGCTCGCCGGGTGGTACGTCCTCTACGGTACTCCCGTCCGACTCGGTATCGCGTTCACGGGCGGAACGGAACTGACGATTCACGCGACGTCCGCGCAGGCCGCCTCGCAGGACGCGATCAGACAGGCGTTCTCCACGTCCACGACGTCCATCCGCGCGATCCCGTCGCGCGCCGACACCTACCTCGTGACCTTCGGGTCCGGCGTCGACGTCTCCACGCTCCAGCAGCAGGCCCGCGCCGCGAACTACGAGGTCGTCTCCGTCTCCAGCACCTCGGCGACGTTCGGTGCGAGCACCCAGCAGCTCGCCCTCTACGGTCTCGTCGGCTCCTTCGTCGGCATGGCCGCCGTCGTCTTCGTGCTCTTCCGGACGTTCGTCCCGAGCGCCGCCGTCGTCCTCTCCGCGTTCGGCGACATCGTCGTCCCGCTCGCGCTCATGAACGTCTTCGGCATCCAGCTCTCGCTGGGGACGGTCGCCGCGCTCCTGATGCTCATCGGGTACTCCGTGGACTCCGACATCCTCCTCACGAACCACGTCCTCAGACGCTCCGGGAGCTTCTACGAGAGCGTCCACCGGGCGATGAAAACCGGCGTGACGATGACCGTGACCTCCATCGCCGCGATGACCGTCATGTCGCTCGTCGCGTTCCTCTTCGGTATCGACCTCCTGACGAGCATCGGGCTCGTCCTCGTCTTCGGCCTCGTCACCGACCTCGTGAACACCTACATGCTCAACCTCAGCCTGCTTCGCTGGTACAAGTTCGAGGGGGTGAGCCGGTAG
- a CDS encoding metal-dependent hydrolase codes for MMATTHALVGLLLAAVASAITGEGSLLVAAAGILGGVFPDLDLYAGHRKTLHFPVYGSLLAALAVGGYVAVGGPVALAVALFVLAAAVHAASDALGGGLELRPWEGTSDRAVYDHFRGVWWRPRRLVRYDGAPEDVLLGVAVAIPGYLAYSGVVRTAVLAAIGVSVAYALVRKPMVALAEHLVHATPAPVLAYVPERFVRDMR; via the coding sequence ATGATGGCGACGACGCACGCGCTCGTCGGCCTCCTGCTGGCCGCCGTCGCGAGCGCCATAACCGGCGAGGGGTCGCTCCTCGTGGCCGCCGCCGGGATACTCGGTGGTGTGTTCCCCGACCTCGACCTCTACGCCGGCCACCGCAAAACGCTCCACTTCCCCGTCTACGGGTCGCTCCTCGCGGCCCTCGCCGTCGGCGGCTACGTCGCCGTCGGCGGCCCCGTCGCCCTCGCCGTCGCGCTCTTCGTCCTCGCCGCCGCCGTCCACGCCGCCAGCGACGCGCTCGGGGGCGGCCTCGAACTCCGGCCGTGGGAGGGGACGAGCGACCGAGCCGTCTACGACCACTTCCGGGGTGTGTGGTGGCGGCCCCGCCGCCTCGTCCGCTACGACGGCGCGCCCGAGGACGTCCTGCTCGGCGTCGCCGTCGCCATCCCCGGTTACCTCGCCTACTCCGGCGTGGTCCGCACGGCCGTCCTCGCCGCCATCGGCGTGTCGGTGGCGTACGCCCTGGTCCGCAAGCCGATGGTCGCGCTCGCCGAGCACCTCGTCCACGCGACGCCCGCCCCCGTTCTCGCCTACGTCCCCGAGCGCTTCGTGCGCGATATGCGCTGA
- a CDS encoding DUF5812 family protein, with protein sequence MTDSEKTSTFLVTHAEESSAMLSDVHGGQVHTLSDNPGVEAGEVVEATVAPDPPMEVTYSVVEVADRYTVDVFESEEAPTQQARELAADLAEGDLATEERAGDGEIHVLSVPEDATEEAVADVVADEATVERAARVGATRVEVRSEPGVVNVRYLP encoded by the coding sequence ATGACCGACTCAGAAAAGACGAGCACGTTCCTCGTGACGCACGCCGAGGAGTCCTCGGCGATGCTCTCGGACGTCCACGGCGGACAGGTCCACACCCTCTCGGACAACCCCGGCGTCGAGGCCGGCGAGGTCGTCGAGGCGACCGTCGCGCCCGACCCGCCCATGGAGGTCACCTACTCCGTCGTCGAGGTCGCGGACCGCTACACGGTCGACGTCTTCGAGAGCGAGGAGGCGCCCACGCAGCAGGCCCGCGAGCTCGCCGCCGACCTCGCTGAGGGCGACCTCGCCACCGAGGAGCGCGCGGGCGACGGCGAGATACACGTCCTCTCCGTGCCCGAGGACGCGACGGAGGAGGCCGTCGCGGACGTCGTCGCCGACGAGGCGACCGTCGAGCGCGCCGCGCGCGTCGGCGCGACGCGCGTCGAAGTCCGCTCCGAACCCGGCGTCGTCAACGTCCGCTACCTGCCGTAG
- a CDS encoding glucose-6-phosphate isomerase — protein MDVDIGNALAGVATPGVPRSYLDRLDERVADAHDRIRTGMADDEFGYAALNLPERADPDAIRAAVAPLADADTVLTVGIGGSSLGAATLTDALATEGEAHYLDNVDPAQVSSLLDDLDLESTAVNVVSRSGTTAETLANFLVVREAYEERGVDWTERTLVTTGDSGNLRDLADEHDLPVLAVPDGVPGRFSALSTVGLAPAALLGVDIEGVLAGAREERDALSGSLFETPAYAYGALLYALDGRGAHANVMMPYHESLETYAEWYAQLHAESLGKDGLGQTPVRALGATDQHSQLQLYRAGPNDKLVTFVHARDGPDVPIPSADLDGLDYLAGATLGELRDAEFAATEASLADVGLPSVRVEIERVDAPAVGGLLFGMEAATVLAGELYGVETFVQPAVEWGKEVARGLLRGEEALEETESLRVTRE, from the coding sequence ATGGACGTCGACATCGGCAACGCCCTCGCGGGCGTCGCCACCCCCGGAGTCCCGCGGAGCTACCTCGACCGCCTCGACGAGCGCGTCGCGGACGCCCACGACCGCATTCGGACGGGGATGGCCGACGACGAGTTCGGCTACGCCGCACTGAACCTCCCGGAGCGCGCCGACCCCGACGCGATCCGCGCGGCCGTCGCCCCCCTCGCGGACGCCGACACCGTGCTCACGGTCGGCATCGGCGGGAGCAGTCTCGGCGCCGCGACGCTCACGGACGCCCTCGCCACCGAGGGCGAGGCCCACTACCTCGACAACGTCGACCCCGCGCAGGTGTCGAGCCTGCTCGACGACCTCGACCTCGAGTCGACGGCCGTGAACGTCGTCTCGCGCTCGGGCACGACCGCCGAGACGCTCGCGAACTTCCTCGTCGTCCGCGAGGCCTACGAGGAGCGCGGCGTCGACTGGACGGAGCGCACGCTCGTCACCACCGGCGATTCGGGGAACCTCCGCGACCTCGCCGACGAGCACGACCTGCCCGTCCTCGCCGTCCCCGACGGCGTGCCCGGGCGCTTCTCCGCCCTCTCCACCGTCGGCCTCGCGCCCGCCGCGCTCCTCGGCGTCGACATCGAGGGCGTCCTCGCCGGCGCGCGCGAGGAGCGCGACGCCCTCTCCGGGTCGCTCTTCGAGACGCCCGCGTACGCCTACGGCGCGCTCCTCTACGCGCTCGACGGGCGGGGCGCGCACGCGAACGTGATGATGCCCTACCACGAGTCGCTCGAGACGTACGCGGAGTGGTACGCTCAACTCCACGCCGAGAGCCTCGGGAAGGACGGCCTCGGGCAAACACCAGTGAGAGCGCTCGGCGCGACCGACCAGCACAGCCAACTCCAGCTCTATCGCGCCGGCCCGAACGACAAACTCGTCACGTTCGTCCACGCCCGCGACGGCCCGGACGTCCCGATTCCGAGCGCCGACCTCGACGGCCTCGACTACCTCGCCGGCGCGACGCTCGGCGAGCTCCGCGACGCCGAATTCGCGGCCACCGAAGCGAGCCTCGCGGACGTCGGCCTCCCGAGCGTCCGCGTCGAGATCGAGCGCGTGGACGCCCCCGCCGTCGGCGGCCTCCTCTTCGGCATGGAGGCCGCGACCGTGCTCGCGGGCGAGCTCTACGGCGTCGAGACGTTCGTCCAGCCCGCCGTCGAGTGGGGCAAGGAGGTCGCGCGCGGCCTCCTGCGCGGCGAGGAGGCCCTCGAGGAGACGGAGTCGCTGCGTGTGACGCGCGAATGA
- a CDS encoding CPBP family intramembrane glutamic endopeptidase: MSDATERDDGMERREANAGNDGDESERLAATLGFLAAGLGVASAGLPWTDALVFRAIAGLQPEPALPALVAAAAFYARRRGVVEREAGARLAAVASGALVAVAAAALVLPAVRGTGAPVGVGAPVCLALGVFAVGFAVADHARVDAAGLGRRVRVGAAVVGVAVLGLVAGALVQSLVVSVAAAFDPPTVVRLAAAQGGFALALAVTALGYVVVTRRTLRYFDVRFGRRDALWTVGGLVGMFAVLLAGSAAASALGIPAASHDTVETIRQTPYLGLLLVPVSLLLVGPGEELLMRNVVQKRLYDAFSRRGAVLVGCLVFTLVHLPAYATPGAGAAALFATLARLFLVSLVLGVVYERTESVVAAALAHGGYDAIQFGALFYASVA, from the coding sequence ATGAGCGACGCGACGGAACGCGACGACGGTATGGAGCGCCGGGAGGCGAACGCGGGCAACGACGGCGACGAGTCGGAGCGTCTCGCGGCCACGCTCGGCTTCCTCGCGGCCGGCCTCGGCGTCGCGTCGGCGGGCCTCCCGTGGACGGACGCGCTCGTGTTCAGGGCCATCGCCGGCCTCCAGCCCGAGCCAGCGCTCCCGGCGCTCGTCGCGGCCGCCGCCTTCTACGCGCGCCGTCGCGGGGTCGTCGAGCGCGAGGCGGGCGCGCGCCTCGCCGCCGTCGCGTCCGGGGCGCTCGTCGCCGTCGCCGCCGCCGCGCTCGTCCTCCCGGCCGTGCGCGGGACCGGCGCTCCCGTGGGCGTCGGCGCGCCCGTCTGCCTCGCCCTCGGCGTCTTCGCCGTCGGGTTCGCCGTCGCCGACCACGCGCGCGTGGACGCCGCCGGCCTCGGCCGCCGCGTTCGAGTCGGCGCCGCCGTCGTCGGCGTCGCCGTCCTCGGCCTCGTCGCGGGCGCGCTCGTCCAGAGCCTCGTCGTCTCCGTCGCCGCCGCGTTCGACCCGCCGACCGTGGTGCGCCTCGCGGCCGCGCAGGGCGGCTTCGCGCTCGCGCTCGCGGTCACCGCGCTCGGCTACGTCGTCGTGACGCGACGCACCCTCCGGTACTTCGACGTCCGCTTCGGCCGGCGGGACGCGCTCTGGACGGTCGGCGGCCTCGTCGGAATGTTCGCCGTCCTCCTCGCCGGGAGCGCGGCCGCGAGCGCGCTCGGCATCCCCGCCGCCTCACACGACACCGTGGAGACCATCCGACAGACGCCGTACCTCGGCCTCCTGCTCGTCCCCGTCTCGCTCCTCCTCGTCGGCCCCGGCGAGGAGCTGTTGATGCGGAACGTCGTCCAGAAACGCCTCTACGACGCCTTCTCGCGACGCGGCGCCGTGCTCGTCGGCTGTCTCGTCTTCACGCTCGTCCACCTGCCCGCGTACGCGACGCCGGGCGCGGGCGCGGCGGCGCTGTTCGCGACGCTCGCACGCCTCTTTCTGGTGTCGCTCGTCCTCGGCGTCGTCTACGAGCGCACCGAGAGCGTCGTCGCGGCCGCGCTCGCGCACGGCGGCTACGACGCCATCCAGTTCGGCGCGCTCTTCTACGCGAGCGTCGCCTGA
- a CDS encoding NOB1 family endonuclease produces MYVLDSSAFIDEYDADGPAATIPAVRAELEDAASYRFDAMEGAGMSVHVPDDVTVRRVREAASGTGDRDVLSETDVRVIAAALELDAVLVTDDYAMQNVADALDLEVDSIAKEGISERRDWNFQCQGCGREFDEKRERCPVCGSSLARKNPN; encoded by the coding sequence GTGTACGTCCTCGACTCGTCCGCGTTCATCGACGAGTACGACGCCGACGGCCCGGCGGCGACGATTCCGGCCGTCCGCGCGGAACTCGAGGACGCCGCGAGCTACCGCTTCGACGCGATGGAGGGCGCGGGCATGAGCGTTCACGTTCCCGACGACGTGACGGTGCGCCGCGTCCGCGAGGCGGCGTCGGGCACGGGCGACCGCGACGTCCTCTCCGAGACGGACGTGCGCGTCATCGCGGCGGCGCTCGAACTCGACGCCGTGCTCGTCACCGACGACTACGCGATGCAGAACGTCGCGGACGCCCTCGACCTCGAGGTGGACTCGATCGCCAAGGAGGGCATCAGCGAGCGCCGCGACTGGAACTTCCAGTGTCAGGGCTGCGGGCGCGAGTTCGACGAGAAACGCGAGCGCTGTCCGGTCTGCGGGTCGTCGCTCGCGCGGAAGAACCCGAACTAG
- a CDS encoding PRC-barrel domain-containing protein, which produces MADILAENLSGKAVMGSDGTELGMLYNITMNLKSGTLVDLLVEQTEETNQIQLDFPTDERGRYRIPVGRVQAVKDYIVVDR; this is translated from the coding sequence ATGGCCGACATCCTCGCCGAGAACCTCTCCGGGAAGGCCGTCATGGGCTCGGATGGCACGGAGCTCGGAATGCTCTACAACATCACGATGAACCTCAAGAGCGGGACGCTCGTCGACCTGCTCGTCGAGCAGACCGAGGAGACGAACCAGATACAACTCGACTTCCCGACCGACGAGCGCGGGCGCTATCGCATCCCGGTCGGGCGCGTGCAGGCCGTGAAGGACTACATCGTCGTCGACCGATAG
- a CDS encoding EamA family transporter: MADLLAGAGFAVLSAACLAVQSLTVRLGTKTHRVADVIAAMFGVNLLVLVPVTAFTAFPDYGLTPTAIAAFAVSGVLGSLLARFCYFHGIARLGASRAEPLKALFPVFATAIAVAALGERPTLTLAAGVGLLVLGGAVVAADSRATPATASGRRLWLDLVYPLAAALFLGIDPIFTKLGLAEGTAPLVGLTTRVIAAALGFLAYVAWHSHATGEWWRPRANRWLLGASVANTGYLVAYYAALDRAPVAVVTPLLGVSTLFVVLGAAVLLRRDERVTWRLGVAAVLVVAGAALVVRG, translated from the coding sequence ATGGCCGACTTGCTCGCCGGGGCCGGGTTCGCCGTGCTCTCCGCCGCCTGCCTCGCCGTCCAGAGCCTCACCGTCCGCCTCGGCACGAAGACCCACCGCGTCGCGGACGTCATCGCGGCGATGTTCGGCGTCAACCTCCTCGTGTTGGTCCCGGTCACCGCGTTCACCGCCTTCCCCGACTACGGGCTCACGCCGACCGCTATCGCCGCGTTCGCCGTCTCCGGGGTGCTGGGGTCGCTGCTCGCGCGCTTCTGTTACTTCCACGGCATCGCGCGCCTCGGCGCGAGTCGCGCCGAACCGCTGAAGGCGCTCTTCCCCGTCTTCGCCACCGCTATCGCGGTCGCCGCGCTCGGCGAACGCCCGACGCTCACGCTCGCCGCCGGCGTCGGACTGCTCGTGCTCGGCGGTGCGGTCGTCGCCGCCGACTCGCGGGCGACGCCGGCGACCGCGTCCGGCCGGCGCCTCTGGCTCGACCTCGTCTACCCGCTCGCCGCCGCGCTCTTCCTCGGCATCGACCCGATATTCACGAAGCTCGGTCTCGCCGAGGGGACGGCGCCGCTCGTCGGCCTCACCACGCGAGTCATCGCGGCCGCGCTCGGCTTCCTCGCCTACGTCGCGTGGCACTCGCACGCGACCGGCGAGTGGTGGCGCCCGCGCGCGAACCGGTGGCTCCTCGGCGCGAGCGTCGCGAACACCGGCTACCTCGTCGCGTACTACGCGGCGCTCGACCGCGCGCCCGTCGCCGTCGTCACGCCGCTCCTCGGGGTCAGCACGCTCTTCGTCGTCCTCGGCGCGGCCGTCCTGCTCCGGCGGGACGAGCGCGTCACGTGGCGCCTCGGCGTCGCCGCCGTCCTCGTCGTCGCCGGCGCCGCCCTCGTCGTGCGCGGCTAG
- the infB gene encoding translation initiation factor IF-2 — MSGDTQHGGLRTPIVAVLGHVDHGKTSLLDKIRGSTVIEGEAGAITQHIGATAVPLDVVGEVAGSLVDPTEFDLPGLLFIDTPGHHSFTTLRSRGGALADIAILVVDVNDGFQPQTEEAIKILADSETPFVVAANKVDTIPGWQVTEDAPIQQTLEAQSDRVEQQFNEKLYEIIGELSDAGFTSDFYWRVQDFRSNVGVVPVSAMTGEGIPDLLAVLMGLAQRYMKEDMEIDVTGPGAGTVLEVKEERGFGTTLDVILYDGTVRADDTVVVGGVNGPIVTDVRALLKPRPLAEIRTESRFEKVDEIAAAAGVKIAAPDLDDAIAGAPVRVVRNRDLDDVIADVQAELAEVAVDTGEEGVVVKADTLGSLEAMANALDEAEIPMMRAEVGDIAPRDVAMATTVEEEEYRAILGFNVDVLGDAADRAEQDDVEVFESDVIYQLVEEYEGFVEEIERRQKEAVFENVMRPARFRVLEDHVFRQSDPAVVGVEVLSGTLRRNTPVGYFDGNEMERVGVVKGIQDQGEDVDEVRAGNEVAVSIDGPTVGRDINEGDELWVDLPEKHAKVLEQELLEEIPMDEREALHQFLETQRKRDPFWGK, encoded by the coding sequence ATGTCTGGAGATACACAACACGGGGGACTCAGAACCCCCATCGTAGCCGTGCTCGGTCACGTCGACCACGGGAAGACCAGCTTGCTCGACAAGATCCGGGGGTCGACCGTCATCGAGGGCGAGGCCGGCGCCATCACCCAACACATCGGCGCGACCGCCGTCCCGCTCGACGTCGTCGGCGAAGTCGCGGGGAGCCTCGTCGACCCGACCGAGTTCGACCTCCCGGGCCTGCTCTTCATCGACACGCCCGGCCACCACTCCTTCACGACGCTGCGCTCGCGCGGCGGCGCGCTCGCCGACATCGCCATCCTCGTCGTGGACGTGAACGACGGGTTCCAGCCCCAGACCGAGGAGGCCATCAAGATCCTCGCGGACTCCGAGACGCCGTTCGTCGTCGCCGCGAACAAGGTCGACACCATCCCGGGCTGGCAGGTCACCGAGGACGCCCCGATCCAGCAGACGCTGGAAGCGCAGTCGGATCGCGTCGAGCAGCAGTTCAACGAGAAGCTCTACGAGATCATCGGCGAGCTCTCCGACGCCGGCTTCACCTCCGACTTCTACTGGCGCGTGCAGGACTTCCGCTCGAACGTCGGCGTCGTCCCGGTGTCGGCGATGACGGGCGAGGGCATCCCCGACCTCCTCGCCGTCCTCATGGGCCTCGCGCAGCGCTACATGAAGGAGGACATGGAGATCGACGTGACGGGGCCGGGCGCCGGCACCGTCCTCGAAGTGAAGGAGGAACGCGGCTTCGGGACGACGCTCGACGTCATCCTCTACGACGGCACCGTGCGGGCCGACGACACCGTCGTCGTCGGCGGCGTCAACGGCCCCATCGTCACGGACGTCCGCGCGCTCCTGAAACCGCGGCCGCTCGCCGAGATCCGCACGGAGAGCCGCTTCGAGAAGGTCGACGAAATCGCGGCGGCGGCCGGCGTGAAGATCGCCGCCCCCGACCTCGACGACGCTATCGCGGGCGCGCCCGTCAGGGTCGTCCGTAACCGTGACCTCGACGACGTCATCGCCGACGTGCAGGCGGAACTCGCGGAGGTCGCCGTCGACACCGGCGAGGAGGGCGTCGTCGTGAAAGCCGACACGCTCGGGAGCCTCGAAGCGATGGCGAACGCCCTCGACGAGGCGGAAATACCGATGATGCGCGCGGAAGTCGGCGACATCGCACCCCGCGACGTCGCGATGGCGACCACCGTCGAGGAGGAGGAGTACCGCGCCATCCTCGGTTTCAACGTCGACGTCCTCGGCGACGCCGCCGACCGCGCCGAGCAGGACGACGTCGAGGTCTTCGAGAGCGACGTCATCTACCAGCTCGTCGAGGAGTACGAGGGGTTCGTCGAAGAGATCGAGCGCCGCCAGAAGGAGGCCGTCTTCGAGAACGTCATGCGCCCCGCGCGCTTTCGCGTCCTCGAGGACCACGTCTTCCGCCAGTCCGACCCCGCCGTCGTCGGCGTCGAAGTGCTCTCCGGCACCCTCCGTCGCAACACGCCCGTCGGGTACTTCGACGGCAACGAGATGGAGCGCGTCGGCGTCGTGAAGGGCATCCAGGACCAGGGCGAGGACGTCGACGAAGTCCGCGCCGGCAACGAGGTCGCGGTGAGTATCGACGGCCCCACCGTCGGCCGCGACATCAACGAGGGCGACGAGCTCTGGGTCGACCTCCCCGAGAAACACGCGAAGGTCCTCGAACAGGAGCTCCTCGAGGAGATCCCGATGGACGAACGCGAAGCCCTCCACCAGTTCCTCGAAACCCAGCGCAAACGCGACCCCTTCTGGGGGAAGTAG
- a CDS encoding ATP-binding protein: MDDVAGVRSRWAWVIIAVVSGALVAYNISHFLLGHADTHALPVDYVVGWAPSLALSVAVVASMRWARGRDADDYGWTFCRWFLSGALVLGASGAASLAVEALRGATLAEPVFVTGMWVMGGGVVGLYVGYVDTRRQMAREHAERASADAQRLAQQLSVINRVLRHDVRTDLNVVLGYADQVGGYFEAGEEPPELKKLRERAHRLVDLAEQARVVEGLLEDDRVRPIAVGEQLTSRLTELRLDHPDIDVSGTVDEDAVARGHRLLELALDAVLDTAVADTADVTTLDVTCRLVDDGETVEIVVVDDGPGIPAGARVISRDEAETPLEHADGIGLWTVRWAVERSEGTFDLGDGSEDRIRIRLPAHGDFRGESD, translated from the coding sequence ATGGACGACGTCGCGGGGGTGCGGTCGCGCTGGGCGTGGGTGATCATCGCAGTGGTGAGCGGCGCCCTCGTGGCGTACAACATCTCGCACTTCCTCCTCGGACACGCGGACACGCACGCGCTCCCCGTCGACTACGTGGTCGGGTGGGCGCCGAGCCTCGCGCTCTCCGTGGCGGTGGTGGCGAGTATGCGGTGGGCGCGCGGCCGCGACGCCGACGACTACGGGTGGACGTTCTGCCGGTGGTTCCTGAGCGGCGCGCTCGTCCTCGGCGCGTCGGGCGCCGCGTCGCTCGCCGTCGAGGCGTTGCGCGGCGCCACGCTCGCCGAGCCCGTCTTCGTCACGGGAATGTGGGTGATGGGCGGCGGCGTCGTCGGCCTCTACGTCGGCTACGTCGACACGCGACGGCAGATGGCGCGCGAGCACGCCGAGCGCGCGAGCGCGGACGCACAGCGCCTCGCCCAACAGCTCTCCGTCATCAACCGCGTGCTCAGACACGACGTCCGCACCGACCTGAACGTCGTCCTCGGATACGCCGACCAAGTCGGCGGCTACTTCGAGGCGGGCGAGGAGCCCCCGGAGCTCAAGAAACTACGCGAGCGCGCGCACCGCCTCGTCGACCTCGCCGAGCAAGCCCGCGTCGTCGAAGGCCTCCTCGAGGACGATCGCGTCCGCCCCATCGCGGTCGGCGAGCAACTCACGTCGCGTCTCACCGAGCTGCGCCTCGACCACCCGGACATCGACGTCTCCGGGACCGTGGACGAGGACGCCGTCGCGCGCGGCCACCGGCTCCTCGAACTCGCCCTCGACGCCGTCCTCGACACCGCCGTCGCAGACACCGCGGACGTGACGACGCTCGACGTCACCTGCCGCCTCGTCGACGACGGCGAAACGGTCGAAATCGTCGTCGTCGACGACGGCCCCGGCATCCCGGCGGGCGCACGCGTCATCTCCCGGGACGAGGCGGAGACGCCGCTCGAACACGCCGACGGGATCGGGCTCTGGACCGTCCGATGGGCGGTCGAGCGCTCCGAGGGGACGTTCGACCTCGGTGACGGCTCGGAGGACCGGATCCGAATCAGGCTCCCCGCACACGGCGACTTCCGGGGCGAGAGTGACTGA
- a CDS encoding DUF5811 family protein yields the protein MNGNTPYAGPGGDPQNEPDAELTPEQRRALRDSLARIAAQTREYLPDEYVVGAEIGSGHDGTRATVAVRPPAGNPVSAGFTPEFDEEESDLVPADERAEVAQGLAASAALQVKQAFQKRSDDPIAK from the coding sequence ATGAACGGCAACACGCCGTACGCCGGACCGGGTGGGGATCCCCAGAACGAACCGGACGCGGAGCTGACGCCGGAGCAGCGCCGCGCGCTCCGCGACAGTCTCGCGCGCATCGCGGCCCAGACCCGCGAGTACCTCCCGGACGAATACGTCGTCGGCGCCGAGATCGGGAGCGGGCACGACGGCACGCGCGCGACGGTCGCCGTCCGGCCGCCCGCCGGCAACCCCGTGAGCGCGGGGTTCACGCCGGAGTTCGACGAGGAGGAGTCGGACCTCGTCCCCGCCGACGAGCGCGCGGAAGTCGCACAGGGGCTCGCGGCGTCCGCCGCCCTGCAGGTGAAGCAGGCGTTCCAGAAGCGTTCCGACGACCCGATCGCGAAGTAG
- a CDS encoding pyruvoyl-dependent arginine decarboxylase, protein MNTINVVWGTGTGPTAMSAYDAALADANVHNYNLVTVSSVIPAAADVEAVGTAPDLGPAGERLTVVEAHANAAGPRHVSAGLGWTKAPDGPGLFYEVADETDPEDVAARVRAGLDAGRELRDWAFAGERVETTAVEADPGEYASAVVVACYGESEPIL, encoded by the coding sequence ATGAACACCATCAACGTCGTCTGGGGCACCGGGACGGGCCCGACGGCGATGTCCGCGTACGACGCCGCGCTCGCGGACGCGAACGTCCACAACTACAACCTCGTCACCGTCTCCTCCGTGATTCCCGCAGCGGCCGACGTGGAGGCGGTGGGCACCGCGCCCGACCTCGGGCCGGCCGGCGAGCGCCTGACGGTCGTCGAGGCGCACGCGAACGCGGCGGGACCGCGCCACGTCTCGGCCGGCCTCGGGTGGACGAAGGCCCCGGACGGGCCGGGGCTCTTCTACGAGGTGGCGGACGAGACCGACCCTGAGGACGTCGCGGCGCGGGTGCGCGCCGGCCTCGACGCCGGCCGCGAACTGCGCGACTGGGCGTTCGCGGGCGAGCGCGTGGAGACGACGGCCGTCGAGGCCGACCCCGGCGAGTACGCGTCGGCCGTCGTCGTCGCCTGCTACGGCGAGAGCGAGCCGATTCTCTGA